In Myxococcales bacterium, the following are encoded in one genomic region:
- a CDS encoding AAA family ATPase, which translates to MLISFEFEQYRSFLSPARVPLGRKLTLLYGYNNVGKSALLRGLVLMAASCNLRSATEGEPLALVHAAARGARFQDLVSRTAAAKRMRVGLAWADADVQFTLLDVFKASDAVGTPIVEKIVSEAFGLDAEWQPNEALAPTYDGQKGPEDIRFTGLLPEGASYAGLRARLEAFGTSVRWLPTRGAPKPRYVADGTQYAPESPIPHLERLGQDHEVYKDVQSALDRIAGVELMTARDAQGAYAEVAPRGLPGRSVPLSSVGEGIVQVLPVVTLAAMARRGQLGKAPVVAIEQPELHLHPAAELALVDVLLEACEGDARFVLETHSETLLLGLQLAVAQRKLAPVDVSVCLVESDAGLSTVREIPLRPDGSRQGWPPGVFSEHLEQARKILEAREGLER; encoded by the coding sequence ATGCTGATATCCTTCGAATTCGAGCAGTACCGCTCCTTCCTCTCGCCAGCTCGCGTCCCGCTGGGGCGCAAGCTCACGCTGCTCTACGGCTACAACAACGTCGGCAAGAGCGCTCTGTTGCGTGGGCTCGTGCTGATGGCGGCATCGTGCAATCTCCGCTCGGCGACGGAGGGTGAACCGCTGGCGCTCGTGCACGCGGCCGCTCGCGGCGCTCGCTTCCAAGACTTGGTCTCGCGCACGGCGGCCGCGAAACGGATGCGCGTCGGGCTCGCCTGGGCGGACGCCGACGTTCAATTCACCCTCCTCGACGTGTTCAAGGCAAGCGACGCCGTAGGCACGCCGATCGTCGAGAAGATCGTAAGCGAAGCGTTCGGCCTCGACGCCGAATGGCAGCCGAACGAGGCGCTCGCTCCGACCTACGACGGCCAGAAGGGCCCCGAAGACATTCGATTCACCGGGCTTCTCCCGGAGGGAGCGTCGTATGCGGGCCTGCGCGCGCGGCTCGAGGCTTTCGGGACCTCGGTCCGATGGCTTCCGACCCGTGGAGCGCCGAAGCCGCGATACGTGGCGGATGGCACGCAGTATGCGCCGGAGAGCCCGATTCCCCATCTGGAGCGCCTCGGACAGGACCACGAAGTGTACAAGGACGTCCAGAGCGCCCTCGACCGCATCGCGGGTGTCGAGCTGATGACGGCTCGCGATGCGCAAGGTGCCTACGCGGAAGTCGCGCCCAGGGGACTTCCCGGGCGAAGCGTGCCGCTCTCGTCGGTTGGCGAGGGGATTGTTCAGGTCCTGCCCGTGGTCACGCTCGCTGCCATGGCGCGTCGCGGTCAGCTAGGCAAGGCGCCGGTCGTGGCGATCGAGCAGCCCGAGTTGCACCTTCATCCCGCCGCGGAGCTCGCCCTCGTCGACGTTCTCCTCGAGGCTTGCGAAGGAGATGCGCGATTCGTCCTGGAGACCCACTCGGAGACATTGCTCTTGGGGCTCCAGCTCGCCGTCGCCCAGAGGAAGCTCGCTCCGGTGGACGTGAGTGTGTGCTTGGTGGAGAGCGACGCGGGGCTCTCGACGGTGCGAGAAATTCCCCTGCGCCCGGATGGCTCGCGCCAGGGCTGGCCGCCTGGGGTCTTCTCGGAGCACCTCGAGCAGGCCCGGAAGATCCTGGAGGCTCGGGAGGGCCTCGAAAGATGA
- a CDS encoding Eco57I restriction-modification methylase domain-containing protein, whose protein sequence is MAEDFEVWTDLLSRRAAVLWVLKSVYVRVLEDRGLLAPGRLLDPESQQLFERLAPNLGETAFLRWIYRDLASKEGGLPELFSPQAAEVALPSDELSRGLIAFWRHRDADSGATWSFAHETFEGELMGDLYQELDPVVKDRFALCQTPDFVRGFILDRTLTPAIETFGAGVVRVLDPACGSGHFLIDALKRLVSEERRIHHGGTEARREEESFFVRESASPSQPPNLPLASVPPCLRGESPSRLVQGCLDRIVGIDLNDYACGLARARLIMTAADLAGVTTLAEAAQFHPHVYWADGLEQIERDEVKPSVQFGLFEGVPAEEKPRAALTRSDVRAELKKVFAKRFHAVVANPPYIVESDEARKDYHREKLGKAQRYVSAYRQYSLGSPFTERCFQLAEKDGYVGLITSNNFMKREFGKPLIEKILAGVDLTLVVDTSQAYIPFHGTPTVLLFGRNRRPTSDTVRAVMGKRGESGTPEDPAKGRVWASIVDGWDTVGFETEYASVADLPRETLGKHPWSLGGGGAAELKERISTHARERLSDVSTEIGRTTHTGLDEVFLLPSAYARRICGDRHWAAPGHG, encoded by the coding sequence GTGGCCGAGGACTTCGAGGTGTGGACCGATCTCCTGTCACGCCGCGCCGCGGTGCTGTGGGTGCTGAAATCGGTGTACGTGCGCGTCCTGGAAGACCGCGGCTTGCTGGCGCCCGGGCGCCTCTTGGACCCCGAGTCGCAGCAGCTCTTCGAGCGCCTCGCGCCGAACCTCGGGGAGACCGCGTTCCTGCGCTGGATCTACCGCGATCTCGCGAGCAAAGAGGGCGGCCTGCCCGAGCTCTTCAGCCCTCAAGCCGCCGAGGTGGCGTTGCCTTCGGACGAGCTGTCGCGGGGGCTGATTGCCTTTTGGCGCCACCGCGACGCCGACAGCGGGGCCACCTGGAGCTTTGCCCACGAGACCTTCGAGGGGGAGCTCATGGGGGACCTCTACCAAGAGCTGGACCCTGTGGTGAAGGACCGGTTCGCGCTGTGCCAGACACCCGACTTCGTGCGCGGGTTTATTTTGGACAGGACCCTCACGCCCGCCATCGAGACCTTCGGGGCTGGGGTGGTGCGGGTGCTCGATCCGGCCTGTGGATCGGGGCACTTCTTGATTGATGCCTTGAAGCGGCTTGTTAGTGAAGAGAGGAGAATTCACCACGGAGGCACGGAGGCACGGAGGGAAGAAGAGAGTTTTTTTGTTCGAGAGAGCGCGTCTCCCTCTCAACCCCCAAATCTCCCTCTCGCCTCCGTGCCTCCGTGCCTCCGTGGTGAATCTCCCTCTCGTCTCGTGCAGGGCTGCCTCGACCGCATCGTAGGCATCGACCTGAACGACTACGCGTGTGGCCTGGCCCGCGCGCGCCTCATCATGACCGCCGCCGACCTCGCCGGGGTGACCACCCTCGCCGAGGCCGCGCAGTTCCACCCGCACGTGTATTGGGCCGACGGGCTCGAGCAGATCGAACGCGACGAGGTGAAACCTTCGGTGCAGTTCGGGCTCTTCGAGGGCGTCCCCGCCGAAGAGAAGCCGCGCGCCGCCCTCACGCGGTCGGACGTGCGCGCCGAGCTGAAGAAGGTGTTCGCGAAGCGGTTCCACGCGGTCGTGGCGAACCCGCCGTACATCGTCGAAAGCGACGAGGCGAGGAAGGACTACCACCGCGAGAAGCTCGGCAAGGCCCAGCGGTACGTGTCGGCCTATCGACAGTATTCGCTGGGCTCGCCCTTCACCGAGCGGTGCTTCCAGCTCGCCGAGAAAGACGGCTACGTCGGGCTCATCACGAGCAACAACTTCATGAAGCGCGAGTTCGGGAAGCCGCTCATCGAGAAGATCCTCGCCGGCGTCGACCTCACGCTGGTGGTGGACACGTCACAAGCGTACATCCCCTTCCACGGCACCCCCACGGTGCTCCTCTTCGGCCGAAACCGCAGGCCCACGAGCGACACCGTGCGCGCGGTCATGGGGAAACGCGGGGAGAGCGGCACCCCGGAAGACCCGGCGAAGGGGCGGGTGTGGGCCAGTATCGTCGACGGGTGGGACACGGTGGGGTTCGAGACCGAGTACGCGAGCGTGGCGGATCTGCCCAGGGAGACGCTGGGGAAACACCCTTGGAGCCTGGGCGGGGGTGGGGCGGCGGAGCTGAAGGAACGCATCTCCACCCACGCCCGTGAACGGCTGTCCGACGTGTCGACCGAAATTGGACGGACGACGCATACAGGACTCGATGAGGTGTTTCTCCTGCCCTCGGCGTACGCACGCCGCATATGCGGCGACCGACACTGGGCCGCCCCTGGGCACGGGTGA
- the pglX gene encoding BREX-2 system adenine-specific DNA-methyltransferase PglX — protein sequence MRCFSCPRRTHAAYAATDTGPPLGTGDVVRDWSIDTVEGCLLPYDTSLEPREPEHDAERAHFERYRTPLKARLDYGETIEQRGKKWFEHSMFFANRFRTPLSIAFAFVATHNHFVLDRGGKVFKQSAPVIKLPAGATEEDHLALLGLLNSSTACFWMKQVFHCKGSQGVNEGMKSSLWEQFFQHDSTKMKLFPVVKEAARVVPYTAQLDALARARSEGGVSAVLRNRESWESAPQLRAGLDARRTRDDADFQHMVALQEELDWLCYSLYGLDEASDVVPPDQVEPLSPTWLPWCLDFAARDAANRATIARGEESSESPSVWFERHRWEPATEAPKTLSASTRARIEARRARTRANPALTLIEAANFKRRWYKPDYETEEREALELWLADQVETVVKDRGRPVTLEQASAALQDDARVLAVCEVLTGRRDFSLTQLVAEALQGDMVPNHRFHVYKPAGLVKREAWERTWDDQRREDAGEKVTPEVPPAYGSGDFVRTEYWQLRGKLDVPKERFVAFTEVPGRSGAETLYGWAGWTPLQRVKAMLAMDEELEDAGVSLADRAGLLDSAWRLLPDVARQDAAAATRLRAELSALVGPGGPSREVLEAWRSKFPAPGRGKGAKPKKAAKPEGDDE from the coding sequence ATGAGGTGTTTCTCCTGCCCTCGGCGTACGCACGCCGCATATGCGGCGACCGACACTGGGCCGCCCCTGGGCACGGGTGACGTCGTTCGAGACTGGAGCATCGACACGGTCGAAGGCTGTCTCCTTCCTTACGACACGAGCCTCGAGCCGCGTGAGCCCGAACACGACGCCGAGCGCGCCCACTTTGAACGATACCGAACTCCGCTAAAGGCTCGCCTCGACTACGGAGAGACAATAGAGCAACGGGGCAAGAAGTGGTTCGAGCACTCCATGTTCTTCGCGAACCGCTTCCGAACCCCCCTCTCCATCGCCTTCGCCTTCGTGGCGACCCACAACCACTTCGTGCTCGACCGGGGCGGCAAGGTGTTCAAGCAAAGCGCGCCGGTCATCAAGCTTCCGGCCGGGGCCACCGAGGAAGACCACCTCGCCCTCCTGGGCCTCCTGAACTCGTCCACCGCGTGCTTCTGGATGAAACAGGTGTTTCACTGCAAGGGTAGTCAGGGCGTCAACGAGGGGATGAAGAGCTCGCTGTGGGAGCAGTTCTTCCAGCACGACTCCACGAAGATGAAGCTCTTTCCCGTCGTGAAGGAGGCCGCGCGGGTCGTGCCCTATACCGCGCAGCTCGACGCCTTGGCGCGCGCCCGCTCGGAGGGTGGGGTGAGCGCCGTCTTGCGAAACCGCGAGTCGTGGGAGTCTGCCCCTCAGCTCCGCGCCGGGCTCGACGCACGTCGCACGCGCGATGACGCCGACTTCCAGCACATGGTCGCGCTCCAAGAAGAGCTCGACTGGCTCTGCTATTCGCTCTACGGCCTCGACGAGGCGAGCGACGTCGTACCACCCGATCAAGTCGAGCCGCTCTCTCCGACGTGGCTCCCGTGGTGTCTCGACTTTGCCGCACGGGACGCCGCCAATCGCGCCACGATCGCGCGAGGCGAGGAGTCCAGCGAGTCGCCCTCGGTGTGGTTCGAGCGGCACCGGTGGGAGCCCGCCACTGAAGCCCCCAAGACGCTCTCCGCCAGCACTCGCGCCCGCATCGAGGCTCGGCGCGCGCGGACGCGCGCCAACCCCGCGCTCACGCTCATCGAGGCGGCCAACTTCAAGCGTCGCTGGTACAAACCCGACTACGAGACCGAGGAGCGCGAGGCCCTCGAGCTCTGGCTGGCCGACCAAGTGGAGACCGTGGTGAAGGACCGCGGGCGGCCGGTCACCCTCGAGCAGGCCTCCGCGGCGCTGCAAGACGACGCGCGGGTGCTCGCGGTGTGCGAGGTGCTCACGGGGCGACGGGACTTCAGCCTCACGCAGCTCGTGGCCGAGGCGCTCCAGGGCGACATGGTGCCCAATCACAGGTTCCACGTCTACAAGCCCGCGGGCCTCGTGAAGCGTGAGGCGTGGGAGCGCACGTGGGACGACCAGCGCCGCGAGGACGCGGGCGAGAAGGTGACTCCCGAGGTGCCGCCGGCGTACGGGAGTGGGGACTTCGTGCGCACCGAATATTGGCAACTACGCGGCAAGCTCGACGTGCCCAAGGAGCGCTTCGTGGCCTTCACGGAGGTGCCGGGCCGCTCGGGGGCCGAGACGCTCTATGGGTGGGCGGGGTGGACGCCGCTTCAGCGGGTGAAGGCGATGCTCGCGATGGACGAGGAGCTCGAGGACGCGGGGGTCTCGCTGGCGGACCGCGCGGGTCTCTTGGACAGCGCGTGGCGCCTCTTGCCCGACGTGGCGCGGCAGGACGCGGCGGCGGCCACGAGGCTCCGCGCGGAGCTCTCGGCGTTGGTGGGCCCCGGGGGCCCGAGCCGCGAGGTGCTGGAGGCGTGGAGGTCGAAGTTCCCGGCTCCGGGGCGCGGCAAGGGGGCGAAGCCGAAGAAGGCCGCGAAGCCCGAGGGGGACGATGAGTGA
- a CDS encoding DUF262 domain-containing protein — protein sequence MDNEASFLKDPTVVFMTSLLADVRRGAIQLPRFQRRSVWSVEQRLNLLDSVYRGIPIGAIMLWRTSARVASRERIGPHVVQSGSEAGPHQYILDGGQRIATLLGALYAEPPASPGVVEGPVDPDDTFEFYYDLKEQCFVTRGPEELAPDHWLPLPEALQTVTLLRFQRKLQGPDADEWVMRADTVATRFRAYKVPIILLGSDDIELATTTFKRVNSTGTPMSDMDMVAALTWSPTFDLELLLAEQRELVLVEAGWESLEDETWLRCIKATLGLDLYARADEVRIALQKDAAAVHRSAESLGSVSAFLRETCHVERPALVPYAHQIPLLVQLFSVHPKPTPEMQTKIAAWFWLTTYAGLFAGISGYGLSRAQSDLERLAREGILLWPGRRPFKREPLPRRFDFRHARARALSVQLASRHKEGPLDLARFGADAMVQLVTRGPDKESPGHRFCFPGGGRGAPIELAEMLPSSSERLHHLVSDAAWQAYQDKDMETFVRLRTADLNAMEEELVSHSAIELDAAR from the coding sequence ATGGACAACGAAGCTAGCTTCCTCAAGGACCCCACCGTCGTCTTCATGACGTCGCTGCTCGCCGACGTGCGGCGCGGAGCGATTCAGCTGCCGCGGTTCCAGCGCCGCAGCGTGTGGTCGGTTGAGCAGAGACTGAACCTGCTCGACAGCGTGTATCGAGGCATTCCCATTGGAGCGATCATGCTCTGGCGAACGAGCGCTCGTGTCGCCTCCCGCGAGAGGATCGGGCCCCACGTCGTGCAAAGCGGGTCGGAGGCAGGACCGCACCAATACATCCTCGACGGGGGCCAGCGCATCGCGACCCTCCTCGGCGCGCTGTACGCTGAGCCCCCGGCGTCGCCCGGCGTTGTCGAGGGACCGGTCGATCCCGACGACACTTTCGAGTTCTACTATGACCTCAAGGAACAGTGCTTCGTCACGCGCGGACCGGAAGAGCTGGCGCCCGATCATTGGCTGCCGCTTCCGGAGGCCCTGCAGACGGTCACGCTGCTCCGATTTCAGCGGAAGCTGCAGGGTCCGGACGCCGACGAGTGGGTGATGCGCGCCGACACCGTCGCGACGCGGTTCCGTGCCTACAAGGTCCCGATCATCTTGCTGGGCTCGGATGACATCGAGCTGGCCACGACCACCTTCAAACGGGTGAACAGCACGGGCACCCCGATGAGCGACATGGACATGGTCGCCGCGCTCACGTGGAGCCCGACGTTCGACCTGGAGTTGCTGCTCGCAGAGCAGCGGGAACTGGTCCTGGTCGAGGCGGGCTGGGAGTCGCTGGAGGACGAGACATGGCTCCGCTGTATCAAGGCTACGCTCGGGCTCGACCTCTACGCTCGCGCGGACGAGGTACGGATCGCGCTCCAGAAGGACGCAGCCGCCGTTCATAGGAGCGCGGAGAGCCTCGGAAGCGTCTCCGCATTTCTGCGCGAGACGTGCCACGTGGAGCGACCTGCGCTCGTACCTTACGCCCACCAGATCCCGCTGCTCGTGCAGCTGTTCTCCGTGCACCCGAAGCCGACCCCGGAGATGCAGACGAAGATCGCGGCTTGGTTTTGGCTAACGACCTACGCGGGACTCTTCGCCGGCATCAGCGGTTACGGGCTGTCTCGGGCGCAGTCCGACCTCGAGCGGCTCGCGCGAGAGGGAATCCTTCTCTGGCCCGGGCGTCGTCCGTTCAAGCGGGAGCCGCTCCCGAGGCGGTTCGACTTCCGGCACGCGCGAGCGCGCGCGCTGTCGGTCCAGCTCGCGAGCCGCCACAAGGAGGGCCCGCTCGACCTGGCGAGGTTCGGGGCGGACGCGATGGTACAGCTCGTCACGAGGGGGCCCGACAAAGAGAGCCCGGGACACCGGTTCTGCTTCCCCGGGGGCGGCCGAGGGGCGCCCATCGAGCTCGCTGAGATGCTCCCATCATCGTCGGAGCGCCTCCACCATTTGGTCTCCGACGCCGCTTGGCAGGCCTATCAAGACAAGGACATGGAGACCTTCGTGCGCCTCCGCACCGCAGACTTGAACGCGATGGAGGAGGAGCTCGTCAGCCATTCGGCTATCGAGCTCGACGCCGCGCGATGA
- a CDS encoding macro domain-containing protein, translated as MKFTKGDLLRADTEAIVNAVNCVGAMGRGIAAQFKQAYPENFKAYETACKRKEVVPGKMFIFETGQLTNPRFIVNFPTKRHWRGDSRIEDIEAGLVALVAEVKGRGIRSIAIPPLGCGLGGLAWTDVRPLIEQALAALPDLRALVFEPNDAGPSDKPAKSLAGGEA; from the coding sequence ATGAAATTTACCAAGGGCGACCTTCTGCGGGCGGACACCGAAGCGATCGTCAACGCGGTCAACTGTGTGGGCGCCATGGGGCGGGGTATCGCTGCGCAGTTCAAGCAAGCGTACCCCGAGAACTTCAAGGCCTACGAGACGGCCTGCAAGCGGAAGGAGGTCGTGCCAGGCAAGATGTTCATCTTCGAGACCGGGCAGCTCACGAACCCGCGCTTCATCGTGAACTTCCCGACGAAGCGGCACTGGCGCGGCGACAGCCGAATCGAAGACATCGAGGCGGGGCTCGTCGCCCTCGTCGCGGAGGTGAAGGGGCGTGGCATCCGGTCCATCGCGATCCCCCCGCTCGGGTGCGGTCTCGGCGGTCTCGCCTGGACGGACGTGCGTCCCCTGATCGAGCAAGCATTGGCGGCGTTGCCCGACCTCCGCGCGCTCGTGTTCGAGCCCAACGACGCCGGGCCCTCCGACAAGCCGGCCAAATCGCTGGCAGGAGGAGAGGCATGA
- a CDS encoding GxxExxY protein → MLIGEELTGVVIGAAIEVHKALGPGLLESAYEECLCCELGLRGVALARQVELPISYKGASLTCGYRMDLVVADTLVVELKAVERVLPLHEAQLLTYLRLSQKRVGLLINFNVPTLKQGIHRKVL, encoded by the coding sequence ATGTTGATCGGGGAGGAGCTGACGGGGGTGGTGATCGGGGCGGCGATTGAGGTGCACAAGGCGCTGGGGCCAGGGCTCCTGGAGTCGGCGTATGAGGAATGTCTCTGTTGTGAGCTTGGGTTGCGCGGCGTGGCGCTCGCACGCCAGGTCGAGCTGCCCATCTCGTACAAGGGGGCTTCCCTGACGTGCGGGTATCGAATGGACCTGGTCGTCGCCGACACACTTGTTGTGGAGCTCAAGGCTGTAGAACGGGTGCTCCCGCTCCACGAAGCCCAGCTCCTAACCTACCTCCGCCTCAGCCAAAAGCGCGTCGGGCTGCTCATCAACTTCAACGTCCCCACCCTCAAGCAGGGAATTCATCGAAAAGTCCTCTAA